One window from the genome of Bdellovibrionales bacterium encodes:
- a CDS encoding TIGR02147 family protein, with protein sequence MHGTQLEFAKTAANSNTSIPVPQVSDYMDFRQYLASFFEYKRKLTASDLRPYNYAAFSAGANIKSPNYLKMIIEGRRNLSEEMVLKFAKALGLNKEATEDFDLLVAYGQATDPADRNMFLKKLSEHRVQAKLKTGEIDKKTWEKIPSWAAWVIYAMVDQEGVKYDTKTLKDLLRGKASEDEIEQALQSLFNSGELVLDPETQEVRKARALIESAEDVPVALVRKLQAQLMYLGLESLYQDAANEREFGTLTLSMTKQEFEEVKFKLRQMRKQINKDNSIARSSSKGEKVYQLNIQLFPVTNAVSADKNSKDDSSH encoded by the coding sequence ATGCACGGAACACAGCTTGAGTTTGCAAAGACTGCAGCCAATTCGAATACTTCCATTCCTGTCCCGCAGGTTTCAGATTACATGGATTTCCGCCAATACCTGGCGAGTTTCTTTGAATACAAACGTAAACTCACGGCGAGCGATCTTCGCCCTTATAACTACGCGGCGTTTTCTGCCGGCGCGAATATCAAATCACCGAACTATTTAAAAATGATCATCGAGGGCCGTCGCAATCTTTCAGAAGAGATGGTTTTGAAATTCGCCAAAGCTTTGGGTCTTAATAAAGAAGCCACAGAAGATTTCGATTTGCTCGTGGCATACGGGCAGGCGACAGATCCTGCGGATAGGAATATGTTCCTTAAAAAACTTTCGGAACACCGAGTGCAGGCCAAGCTCAAAACCGGCGAGATCGACAAAAAGACTTGGGAAAAGATCCCGAGCTGGGCCGCATGGGTGATCTACGCGATGGTGGATCAAGAGGGCGTGAAGTACGACACAAAAACTCTCAAGGATCTTCTTCGCGGTAAAGCTTCTGAAGATGAAATTGAGCAAGCGTTGCAGAGTCTCTTTAACTCGGGCGAGCTGGTGCTAGATCCAGAAACTCAGGAAGTGCGCAAAGCTCGCGCGCTGATTGAGTCGGCGGAAGATGTTCCAGTAGCACTCGTAAGGAAACTGCAAGCTCAGCTCATGTACTTGGGCTTAGAATCTTTGTATCAGGATGCTGCGAACGAGCGCGAGTTCGGTACGTTGACGTTGAGTATGACGAAGCAAGAGTTTGAAGAAGTGAAGTTCAAGCTTCGTCAGATGCGCAAACAAATCAATAAAGACAATTCGATTGCGCGTTCTTCATCAAAAGGTGAGAAGGTTTACCAACTGAACATCCAACTTTTCCCGGTGACAAACGCCGTTTCTGCTGACAAAAACAGCAAAGATGATTCATCGCACTAG
- a CDS encoding helix-turn-helix transcriptional regulator codes for MDLSKFLKEKRLQAGLSQGAVAKKLGYTSPQFVSNWERGLSQPPVATLRKIAQIYNISANDMFDVMLKATIDQVTAELTEKFYKQSKAK; via the coding sequence ATGGATTTATCAAAATTTTTAAAAGAAAAACGACTTCAAGCGGGTCTTTCTCAAGGTGCGGTAGCTAAGAAACTTGGTTACACAAGCCCACAATTTGTAAGCAACTGGGAACGCGGTCTTTCGCAACCGCCAGTAGCAACTCTTCGCAAGATCGCTCAGATCTACAACATCTCCGCAAACGATATGTTTGATGTTATGTTGAAAGCGACAATTGACCAAGTGACTGCTGAGTTGACTGAAAAGTTCTATAAGCAATCTAAAGCAAAGTAG